The proteins below are encoded in one region of Bremerella sp. P1:
- a CDS encoding DUF1552 domain-containing protein yields the protein MTPSWHIDRRHVLRGLGSFITLPVLNCMRPAFGEELESPRRSAFIYIPNGVNTLDYQITTPGEDYTLSRSLQPLEKHRGVITPISGLHHPGGLGHHHNCQKIWLTGGQLGPTDRNTISVDQKMAQVTSPHTRFHSLEIANKGESLAWTEDGIRLPGMSRCSEIFAYLFEEPKNGTAAQRRALRRKKSVLDANLEEVRSLERKMGSEDKGRMNQYLTAVRETEVRARRADAWLDVPRPEILEQDRRRTDREVPQTQAGDYFRTIYDLIVLAFQTDATRVVTFSSGIEGQGLPIPELGISQSRHELSHHNGDPGHMEKLTQSDTFSVEQFSYFLTRLAETPDLNGRPLLETTMSLFGSGMAYGHGHGNANLPLVLAGGTGCGLKHGRHIDMNQGHFDGYELDTPGKHYHLCSRPVNTNAHMSNLLLTMAQKMGVEEERFGDSNAELELG from the coding sequence ATGACACCATCCTGGCATATCGACCGACGTCACGTCCTGCGTGGGCTTGGTAGTTTCATCACGCTCCCCGTGTTGAACTGCATGCGTCCCGCGTTTGGGGAAGAACTGGAATCGCCGCGGCGGAGTGCGTTTATCTACATCCCCAACGGCGTCAACACGCTGGACTATCAGATCACCACGCCTGGAGAAGATTACACCCTTTCGCGTTCGCTCCAGCCGCTGGAGAAGCATCGCGGCGTCATCACACCGATCAGCGGTCTGCACCATCCAGGCGGTCTCGGTCATCATCACAATTGCCAAAAAATCTGGCTCACCGGTGGCCAACTCGGTCCAACGGATCGCAACACCATATCTGTCGACCAGAAGATGGCCCAGGTAACTTCACCGCATACTCGTTTTCATTCGCTTGAGATCGCCAACAAGGGCGAGTCGCTGGCCTGGACTGAAGACGGAATCCGGCTGCCGGGCATGAGCCGATGCAGTGAGATCTTCGCTTATCTGTTTGAAGAACCTAAGAACGGTACCGCTGCTCAGCGGCGTGCCTTGCGTCGAAAGAAGAGCGTGTTGGACGCCAACTTGGAAGAAGTTCGCTCCCTCGAAAGAAAGATGGGGAGTGAAGACAAGGGGCGCATGAACCAATACCTGACGGCCGTACGCGAGACCGAAGTTCGCGCCAGAAGAGCGGATGCCTGGCTCGATGTTCCACGTCCGGAAATCCTGGAACAGGATCGCCGTCGTACCGACCGAGAAGTACCGCAAACTCAGGCAGGCGATTACTTCCGCACGATTTACGATCTGATCGTGCTCGCGTTCCAGACGGATGCTACTCGGGTTGTTACGTTCAGTAGCGGTATCGAAGGACAAGGCCTGCCGATTCCTGAACTAGGGATTTCGCAGTCGCGACACGAACTAAGCCATCACAATGGCGATCCCGGGCACATGGAAAAGCTCACCCAGAGCGACACGTTTAGTGTCGAGCAGTTTAGCTACTTCCTAACTCGTTTAGCCGAGACGCCTGATCTCAACGGTCGCCCATTACTCGAAACAACCATGTCCTTGTTCGGTAGCGGAATGGCATATGGTCACGGCCATGGTAACGCCAATCTTCCGCTTGTCTTGGCAGGGGGAACAGGTTGCGGCCTGAAGCATGGTCGTCACATCGATATGAACCAAGGGCACTTCGATGGCTACGAACTAGACACGCCTGGCAAGCACTATCACCTCTGTAGTCGCCCGGTCAACACGAACGCCCACATGAGTAATCTTCTACTGACGATGGCACAAAAGATGGGTGTCGAGGAAGAACGCTTTGGTGACAGCAATGCGGAATTGGAACTAGGATGA
- the ccoS gene encoding cbb3-type cytochrome oxidase assembly protein CcoS, translating into MSVIYIALPIALFMAALAVVGFVWSVREGQLDDLQTPAVRILEDDKVKSKH; encoded by the coding sequence ATGAGCGTAATCTACATCGCCCTACCGATCGCACTTTTCATGGCCGCGCTGGCGGTTGTGGGGTTCGTGTGGTCGGTCCGAGAGGGACAACTCGATGACCTACAGACACCTGCGGTTCGCATTCTGGAAGACGACAAAGTCAAATCGAAACACTAG